TAGGAAAATGTTGGCATATAGAGAATAATCTTTTTTGTTAAATCAAAAGAGGCAAATCTTTCAATGATTTTACTTGTATCTGGTTTATTTTTCATATAATGTTGTACCCTTATATTTCCCGAAAGTATCACCTGAATCTCACTACCATTAGGTGTCTTTAAAAACAAGGAACGACTATATAATCTCTTATCTTTTGGAATCTTCATCACTGTATAAAAAATGTCTAGATCTTTCCTGCCGTTATAAACTGTTATGTCCCACATAAAATTGGTTGAGATATAACCTCTGTCGGTAAATTTACCCTGAACTCCATGGTTTATGAATCCAATCACCACTTTTCTATTTATTTTTGGTCTGATTTTCTCTTCGAATAAAACATAAGCATTTGAATGTAAAAGGAAACTGGCCTGGTTTAAGTAGTTTATCAATTCCTCGCTATCGTAGGAAAATGTGATAAAGTTTATATTAGGGAATTCTTTTTTAACAATCTCAATATATTTTGTATTTCCGTTTATCACAAAGCATAACTTATCTTTTGTAGTTTCAATGTATGGAATTAAATAGTAAAGATGATGGTGGCTCGAACCAACTATAAAAAACCTATATAAAATTTGATTCTTTTTTGAATGATTCATAACTCAAAATATAATTTTAAATATCCAATACAGGCCGCATCGATTTTACTTTTTCAATATCCTTAAGGACTCTTTCATCATCTGACAGATAAATTCTTATCATATCAAGCAATTTATTTATGAACTCATCCTCACTTAATGAAAATATTATGTACCTACCATATTTTTTCTGTACAACTATCCCTGCTTCAGACAATATTTTTAAATGATTTGATAATGTTGAAAGAACAATATTATCCAGAATAGATGAAATTTCGCAAAGACACATCGATCTTTCTTTTAATATAATACAGACCCTAAGCCTATTAAAATCTGAAATTGCTTTTAATATCTTACTTATAGTGACAATATTTTTCATCATCTAATAATAACATAAAATCAGGTATTTGTAAAGGATTTTGAATTAAATTATTTAATTACTCAATATTTTTTAATCTAAATTCAGAACAAGTTGCCTGAAAAAATAGCATTTGATACTTTGCTGATATAAATAAAAAATTTATCAGCAACACTACTCTCCATTTGTATGAGCTCTCTGAGGGAAAGTAGTATATATAATATTATCAATTTTATAATACACAAATCCTGAAAGTTCATGAAAAAAATTTTAGCAATAATTTTAATATATATTTCTTTAAGTAGCTGACTATGGGCGTTACGAGTTTTAATCATATAGGATTTACATCGCGATAGTTACTATCATACGAAGGATCACTATGAAAAATGGATGTTTTTCGCTGGGAATGGCCGGAAAATTCTTGTGAAAACTTGACAAATGTTCAGGATATATATAAATTCGAAGCCTGAAAAATTGAGAAGGAGATATGGAAAGAAAAACATATGCAATAGCTGAAATAGCTGGAAAACAGGTAATATTAGAACAAAATAAAGATTTAACAGTTCCCAAATTAGACCTGGAGCCAGGAAATAAATTGATAATAGACAAAATACTATATTATAAAAATGATGAAACAATAGAAATTGGTACTCCGTATATTGAGGGAATGAAATTTGAAGCAATTGTAAAAGAGCATTTTAGAGACAACAAAGTGATAGTATTTAAAAAGAAAAGAAGAAAAGGATACAAGGTAAAAAAGGGACATCGCCAGGAATATACAATAATACATATAGACAAACTTGAATCATCACCTATAACTAAAAAGCAAACAACAAAACAAAAGGTTCAAACTTCAAAAGTAAAAGATTCTAAAGAGGAGACTAGCAATGGCACATAAAAAAGGAGTAGGTAGCTCCAAAAATGGGCGTGAAAGCCACTCGAAACGATTGGGGGTAAAACGCTTTGGGAGTCAATACGTCACTGCAGGAACAATCCTTGTACGTCAGCGAGGGACGAAGTTTCATCCAGGTAAAAACGTTGGAAAAGGTGGCGACGATACACTATTCGCTCTGACCAATGGAATTGTCCAGTTTGAGAAGAAAAACAAAAATAAAAGATTTATTCACGTCATTCCAAATTAACCATATATAACTCTGAACAAGATTTTACTTATCAATTAAAGACTAAATAATCTAGCTTTACTGGTTTCCGTGTAGTTGCACCTTATGAAATTAATATATTTTATTCTGAATATTTTCTAATTAATAAAAAATTTTCTGTCCCACTATGCCTTTACAATGCAATCAACTGGGCATACCCCAACACACTGAGGCTCATCATAATATCCTTCACACTCGACACATAAGTTGGGATCAATAACATAATATTCATCGCCCTGACTTATCGCATTAACCGGGCACTGAGGCTCACATGCACCACAGCTGATGCATTCATCTGTAATTTTCATTGCCATAATTCCCTCTCCTATTTGTAAAATCGCCGTGAATTTAAACATATACAAATTTATTGACAAGATTGAATAGATTTATTTTTCAATATTTAACTATTTTAACTTAGATTATCAAACTGTAGTAGCGGAGTTTTTTTAAAACGAGGAATTAATAATGCAGGAAAATCAAAAAGGTCCCAGATATGATTTGAATAATCCGATTTACCGATGGCTAATACTAATAATGCTAAGCTTTGCTATGTTCGGTAATTATTATGTGTACGATTCCATTAGTCCTTTAGCTGACTTACTAAAAAAACAGCTGGGTTTTACAGACAGAAACATTGGTCTTCTTAACATGGTCTACAGCCTTCCCAATATAATTTTTGTACTAATAGGAGGTATGATAATAGACTATCTTGGCACACGTAAATCAGCTTTGATTTTTTCTATTACATGTATGATGGGAAGTCTACTCACAACTTTCAGTGGCGGAAATTTAACAGTAATGGCTACAGGAAGACTTATTTTTGGTCTCGGAGCAGAAACTCTAATCGTAACTATTACAACAATTCTTGCAAAATGGTTCAAAGGAAAGGAACTCTCTTTTGCATTTGGCTTAAACCTAACTATAGCAAGACTGGGTAGCTTTGCAGCATTGAATTCTCCTACCTGGGCAAAATCCCTCTACAACACCTGGAAAGGACCCTTAATTATCTCTACAGCCGGAGCTGGTTTATCTGTTCTGGCACTTATTTTATATGTTCTAATGGAAATAAGTACACAGCGGAAGTTCCAGCTAGGACCAGAACCAAAACAGGACAAGATTGATTTTAGGAGTATAGCATCCTTCGGGCGACCGTATTGGTACATCACAATTCTATGTGTAACATTCTACTCTGGCATTTTCCCTTTTCAAACTTTTGCAATAAAATTTTTTATTGAACA
Above is a genomic segment from Candidatus Neomarinimicrobiota bacterium containing:
- a CDS encoding CDP-glycerol glycerophosphotransferase family protein, which encodes MNHSKKNQILYRFFIVGSSHHHLYYLIPYIETTKDKLCFVINGNTKYIEIVKKEFPNINFITFSYDSEELINYLNQASFLLHSNAYVLFEEKIRPKINRKVVIGFINHGVQGKFTDRGYISTNFMWDITVYNGRKDLDIFYTVMKIPKDKRLYSRSLFLKTPNGSEIQVILSGNIRVQHYMKNKPDTSKIIERFASFDLTKKIILYMPTFSYDPARKNPTYSSIPFFIKMLKLGVLPEDYNYILKLHPNIIYEKELLDELLLSLKKSRIRYYLDVLGGDYLPYMDISDLLITDRTSAFYDYLYFDKPSIFLDHNDECPQRISFNDVTNTYWSYQCGDVISVRNVNNVSEIIERNLVKDLNKEIRDRVKNYVFYDGISPLEVLSEMQKHPKFKRLAF
- a CDS encoding winged helix-turn-helix transcriptional regulator — its product is MMKNIVTISKILKAISDFNRLRVCIILKERSMCLCEISSILDNIVLSTLSNHLKILSEAGIVVQKKYGRYIIFSLSEDEFINKLLDMIRIYLSDDERVLKDIEKVKSMRPVLDI
- the rplU gene encoding 50S ribosomal protein L21 — encoded protein: MERKTYAIAEIAGKQVILEQNKDLTVPKLDLEPGNKLIIDKILYYKNDETIEIGTPYIEGMKFEAIVKEHFRDNKVIVFKKKRRKGYKVKKGHRQEYTIIHIDKLESSPITKKQTTKQKVQTSKVKDSKEETSNGT
- the rpmA gene encoding 50S ribosomal protein L27; protein product: MAHKKGVGSSKNGRESHSKRLGVKRFGSQYVTAGTILVRQRGTKFHPGKNVGKGGDDTLFALTNGIVQFEKKNKNKRFIHVIPN
- a CDS encoding YfhL family 4Fe-4S dicluster ferredoxin, with protein sequence MFKFTAILQIGEGIMAMKITDECISCGACEPQCPVNAISQGDEYYVIDPNLCVECEGYYDEPQCVGVCPVDCIVKA
- a CDS encoding MFS transporter is translated as MQENQKGPRYDLNNPIYRWLILIMLSFAMFGNYYVYDSISPLADLLKKQLGFTDRNIGLLNMVYSLPNIIFVLIGGMIIDYLGTRKSALIFSITCMMGSLLTTFSGGNLTVMATGRLIFGLGAETLIVTITTILAKWFKGKELSFAFGLNLTIARLGSFAALNSPTWAKSLYNTWKGPLIISTAGAGLSVLALILYVLMEISTQRKFQLGPEPKQDKIDFRSIASFGRPYWYITILCVTFYSGIFPFQTFAIKFFIEHHHLSRQVAGFASSVITLAAMIGTPIFGLYIDKFGKRASVMIIGSLLIIPVYLLLVHTKIHPIFLTFIMGIAFSLVPAAMWPSVALIVKQQNLGTAYGLMTMIQNIGLTAFNYIIGLANDISTSDGVTDYRLGMYIFSITGITALIFAFLLRAEKTAKEVLEKSRM